A DNA window from Bacillus sp. BGMRC 2118 contains the following coding sequences:
- a CDS encoding ABC transporter permease subunit, with protein sequence MMKKLFTQPMFLIGFVIIAGLLSSSFIYTAVYDDVVPQDRYIYDEDGKVVESAPIPPSKDFWFGTDMFGFHMLHKMIIGAKYTILAALGIALLRVLVAIPIGIIFSSYLTKYRKYLNGFIDSFHYIPLTLIAYYILFPVLWMRPEGFLYSFSERISIEVVVLTVLAVPILAVLISNESAEVMKKDFVTSAQTLGASKFFIIRKHILPLMKEKFVIVFGQQVVQVLLLLSHLGLMKLFFGGTVVSFDPMMGDPPTTLSMEWSGLIGDAQRFMKTAIWIPFTPILFFAISIYAVNLMTEGYTKISSGERKPKRRKHKMKEVQNKAPKMTNQSFELKHKDKNKNKNSSQSRAV encoded by the coding sequence ATGATGAAGAAGTTATTTACTCAACCGATGTTTCTAATTGGGTTCGTCATCATTGCGGGTCTACTAAGCTCCAGTTTTATCTACACAGCTGTTTATGATGATGTCGTACCACAGGATCGTTATATATATGATGAAGATGGAAAGGTAGTAGAGTCTGCTCCGATTCCGCCAAGTAAGGACTTTTGGTTCGGTACCGATATGTTTGGATTTCATATGCTCCATAAAATGATTATCGGGGCAAAGTATACGATATTAGCTGCGTTAGGGATTGCTTTATTACGTGTACTGGTAGCCATACCTATTGGGATTATTTTTAGCTCTTATTTAACGAAATATCGTAAGTATCTGAATGGATTCATTGATTCATTTCACTATATTCCGTTAACGTTAATCGCTTATTATATTCTATTTCCAGTGTTATGGATGCGTCCAGAAGGTTTTCTATATAGTTTTTCTGAGAGAATTTCAATCGAAGTGGTAGTGCTCACAGTTTTAGCTGTGCCGATTTTAGCGGTATTAATCAGTAATGAAAGTGCTGAAGTGATGAAAAAAGACTTTGTCACTAGTGCCCAAACCCTTGGAGCAAGCAAGTTTTTTATCATACGAAAGCACATACTCCCTCTAATGAAGGAAAAGTTTGTTATTGTATTTGGTCAACAAGTGGTCCAAGTTCTTCTCCTACTGTCACATCTAGGCTTAATGAAGCTATTCTTTGGGGGGACGGTCGTATCGTTTGATCCCATGATGGGTGATCCACCAACGACACTCTCAATGGAATGGTCAGGACTTATTGGAGATGCGCAAAGGTTTATGAAAACAGCTATTTGGATTCCATTCACACCAATCCTGTTCTTCGCGATTTCCATTTATGCTGTTAACCTTATGACAGAAGGATATACGAAAATCAGTAGTGGAGAAAGAAAACCAAAACGAAGAAAACATAAAATGAAAGAAGTCCAAAACAAAGCCCCAAAAATGACCAACCAAAGCTTTGAACTCAAACACAAAGACAAAAACAAAAACAAAAACAGTTCACAATCACGGGCTGTATAA
- a CDS encoding DUF1934 domain-containing protein, giving the protein MVILDNGEGRERMQQMNGIPVHITFSSDIQDQDEKVHFSFETNGLYYIKDQKSYLLFEEKLEEQGPVKTTVRFGADEAWIRRSGSVNMRIPFKLHHETKGIHETPHIKLEVTATTDDISHDWDEQHRAGFFRLTYRLSMRGEEVGTYFLQIAFKEE; this is encoded by the coding sequence ATGGTTATACTGGATAATGGTGAAGGACGTGAACGTATGCAACAGATGAATGGGATTCCTGTTCACATTACTTTTTCTAGTGATATTCAAGACCAGGATGAGAAGGTGCATTTTTCATTTGAGACAAATGGTCTATACTACATAAAGGATCAGAAAAGTTATTTATTGTTTGAGGAAAAATTAGAGGAGCAAGGTCCTGTTAAAACAACGGTACGCTTTGGGGCAGATGAAGCGTGGATTCGAAGAAGTGGTTCGGTTAATATGAGAATTCCGTTTAAGCTGCATCATGAGACAAAGGGGATTCATGAAACACCGCATATCAAATTAGAAGTAACGGCAACAACGGATGATATTTCCCATGATTGGGATGAACAACATCGTGCGGGGTTCTTTCGATTAACATATAGACTTAGTATGAGAGGCGAAGAAGTCGGAACATACTTTTTACAAATCGCATTTAAGGAGGAATAA
- a CDS encoding arginine--tRNA ligase — protein sequence MNVVDQVKERLKSEIKEAVLKAGLAKLEEIPDVILELPKEKAHGDYATNMAMQLARVAKKAPRTIAEELVSSFDKSKASIEKIEIAGPGFINFYMNNRYLADLIPTIVDAGDRYGETQLGKNTKVNVEFVSANPTGDLHLGHARGAAVGDTLSNILAKAGYEVTREYYINDAGNQINNLALSVEARYFQALGQDKPMPEDGYHGADIIEIGKQLASEFGDEYANKSDKERYDFFRLYGLKYELKKLQKDLDSFRVPFDVWFSETSLYENGKIDEALAKLKEQGMIFEEEGATWLRSMDYGDDKNRVLIKNDGSYTYLTPDIAYHKDKIDRGHHKLINVWGADHHGYIPRMKAAIQSLGYGADVLEVEIIQMVQLYQNGEKVKMSKRTGKAVTLRELMDEVGVDAMRYFFAMRSADSHMDFDMDLAVSKSNENPVYYAQYAHARICSILRQGEEMNLQGSDLNLDLVTSEKEFELLKKLGEFPAAVAEAAEKRMPHRITNYVFELASALHSFYNAEKVLDAEKLELSKVRYALMQAVQITLKNALTLIGVSAPEKM from the coding sequence ATGAACGTTGTAGATCAAGTAAAAGAACGATTGAAATCAGAAATTAAAGAAGCAGTTCTAAAGGCAGGACTGGCGAAGCTTGAGGAAATACCTGATGTCATTTTAGAACTACCGAAGGAGAAGGCACACGGTGATTATGCAACAAATATGGCAATGCAACTTGCTCGTGTAGCAAAAAAGGCACCTCGCACAATTGCAGAAGAGCTGGTAAGTAGCTTTGACAAATCAAAAGCTTCTATTGAAAAAATTGAAATTGCAGGTCCTGGATTCATTAACTTCTATATGAATAACCGTTACCTTGCAGATTTAATTCCTACAATTGTTGATGCTGGAGATCGTTACGGTGAAACTCAATTAGGGAAAAACACGAAAGTGAATGTTGAGTTTGTATCAGCTAATCCAACAGGTGATCTTCATTTAGGACATGCTCGTGGTGCAGCAGTTGGTGACACATTAAGCAATATCCTTGCAAAGGCGGGATATGAAGTAACAAGAGAATATTACATAAATGATGCAGGTAACCAAATTAATAACTTAGCATTATCAGTAGAAGCACGTTATTTCCAAGCACTTGGGCAGGACAAGCCAATGCCGGAAGATGGCTATCATGGTGCAGATATTATTGAAATCGGAAAGCAACTGGCAAGTGAGTTCGGCGACGAGTATGCAAATAAGTCAGATAAAGAACGTTATGACTTCTTCCGTTTGTACGGCTTAAAATATGAATTGAAAAAGCTACAAAAGGATTTAGATAGCTTCCGAGTTCCATTTGATGTATGGTTTTCTGAAACATCGCTATACGAAAATGGAAAAATAGATGAAGCCCTTGCAAAGTTAAAAGAGCAGGGCATGATTTTTGAAGAAGAAGGTGCAACATGGTTGCGTTCTATGGATTATGGAGATGACAAAAACCGTGTATTAATTAAAAATGATGGCTCGTACACGTACTTAACTCCAGATATCGCCTACCATAAGGATAAAATTGATCGTGGACATCATAAGCTAATTAACGTTTGGGGAGCAGACCACCACGGATATATCCCTCGTATGAAAGCGGCAATCCAATCGTTAGGGTACGGTGCAGATGTACTAGAAGTCGAAATCATTCAAATGGTTCAACTGTATCAAAATGGAGAAAAGGTAAAAATGTCAAAGCGTACAGGTAAAGCTGTTACACTTCGTGAGTTAATGGATGAAGTTGGAGTAGACGCGATGAGATACTTCTTTGCGATGAGAAGTGCAGACTCTCATATGGATTTTGACATGGACTTAGCTGTATCTAAATCAAATGAAAATCCTGTATATTATGCTCAATATGCACATGCGCGTATTTGCAGTATTTTACGACAAGGTGAAGAGATGAATCTTCAAGGCTCAGACTTAAATCTGGATCTGGTTACATCAGAAAAAGAGTTTGAATTACTGAAGAAGTTAGGGGAATTCCCGGCAGCTGTGGCAGAAGCAGCAGAAAAGCGCATGCCTCACAGAATTACAAACTATGTATTCGAATTAGCTTCAGCTCTTCATAGCTTCTACAATGCGGAAAAGGTATTAGATGCAGAAAAGCTTGAATTAAGTAAGGTTCGATATGCATTAATGCAGGCTGTTCAAATCACCTTGAAAAATGCATTAACGTTAATTGGAGTTTCTGCTCCGGAAAAAATGTAA
- a CDS encoding NCS2 family permease: MKNNWFNRQFQLEDNKTTAKREIMAGAIGFFTTVYIIAVNSLILSEAGIPMEGAILATIITSVIGCLLMGFFANVPILLVPGMGINALFSYTIVQSMGLSWQEALAVVFVSGIIFMVVAFSRFSQTLSDAIPHSLKEAISVGLGLFLIFLGLEKGGIVVKGTNSIIQLGDLGEPLVLATIVTFLLALILFIRNIPGNFLITIILGTLIGYLFGIIDFTKTAGEEFSLVDYMEVFGAMSFSKILSSTFWIAVFSLTMVIVFENIGLVHGHVASIERNEKFARAFQMNSISAMLSGVFGTSPTVSSVESAASMTAGGRTGLTAVTTGLLFMLSVFFIPVIKLIPNSAIAPILVIIGGLMLQSIRNLDLEDLTESFPAILIIAMIPFTYSIADGIAIGFILYPILKFATGKRKEVSLILLVIAALFLINFILHVMS; this comes from the coding sequence ATGAAAAACAATTGGTTTAATAGGCAATTTCAGCTTGAGGATAATAAGACAACCGCTAAACGAGAGATTATGGCAGGAGCAATCGGCTTTTTTACAACCGTCTACATTATTGCGGTCAATTCACTCATTTTATCTGAAGCTGGGATACCAATGGAAGGGGCAATCTTAGCAACAATTATTACATCAGTTATCGGTTGTTTGCTTATGGGCTTTTTTGCGAATGTACCCATTCTTCTAGTACCAGGGATGGGCATTAATGCTCTGTTTTCCTATACGATCGTCCAATCAATGGGACTATCATGGCAGGAGGCATTAGCTGTCGTATTTGTTTCTGGTATCATTTTTATGGTGGTTGCATTTTCGCGCTTTTCACAAACATTGAGTGATGCAATTCCTCATTCTTTAAAGGAAGCAATTTCAGTTGGACTTGGACTGTTTTTAATCTTCCTAGGTCTGGAAAAGGGTGGAATTGTCGTAAAAGGGACAAATTCAATTATCCAGCTGGGTGATTTAGGAGAACCTTTAGTACTTGCAACAATCGTAACTTTTTTACTCGCGCTCATTTTGTTTATTCGTAATATACCAGGAAACTTCTTGATTACAATCATCTTGGGAACATTGATTGGTTACTTATTTGGGATCATTGATTTCACTAAGACTGCTGGAGAGGAATTCTCGTTAGTTGATTATATGGAAGTATTCGGTGCGATGTCCTTCAGTAAAATTTTATCGTCCACATTTTGGATTGCAGTATTCTCACTAACGATGGTAATTGTTTTTGAAAATATTGGACTCGTACATGGACACGTAGCATCAATTGAGCGTAACGAAAAATTTGCTCGTGCATTTCAAATGAACTCAATCTCAGCCATGCTATCTGGAGTGTTCGGAACAAGCCCGACAGTATCTAGTGTTGAGAGTGCAGCAAGTATGACTGCAGGGGGAAGAACAGGGCTAACTGCGGTAACGACAGGACTTCTGTTTATGCTGTCAGTATTCTTCATACCTGTCATTAAGTTAATACCAAATAGTGCAATTGCGCCAATTTTAGTGATTATTGGTGGATTAATGCTTCAGAGTATTCGTAATCTTGACTTAGAGGATTTAACAGAGAGCTTTCCGGCAATTCTTATTATCGCGATGATTCCTTTTACTTACAGCATCGCGGATGGGATTGCAATTGGATTTATTTTATATCCAATTCTTAAGTTTGCAACAGGTAAGAGGAAAGAGGTTTCATTGATATTACTTGTCATCGCAGCACTGTTTTTAATTAACTTTAT